A section of the Marinimicrobium koreense genome encodes:
- a CDS encoding fructosamine kinase family protein, with the protein MMDAIKHWLKTELDTDVARTEPLSGGDICDTVRITTTDGRDLCIKQQATAPADFFLAEAAGLEALRATDTLRVPEVITAQPTFIALEYIAPGRPGPNYWRDLGEGLAALHRQPAPHFGFTMDNYCGRTPQPNPATTDGHAFFAEQRLMYQGRLAEAAGLLSSRELNKLETLCRKLPELLPEQAPALIHGDLWGGNIHCDETGNPVLIDPATHWGWPEAELAMTRLFGGFSGGFYEHYTQMNALDSGWQERVPLYNLYHLLNHLNLFGGGYHAQVNQIVSRYT; encoded by the coding sequence ATGATGGACGCCATTAAACATTGGTTAAAAACTGAACTGGACACCGACGTCGCCCGTACGGAGCCACTCTCCGGCGGCGATATCTGCGATACCGTTCGCATCACTACCACGGATGGACGGGACCTGTGCATCAAACAACAGGCCACCGCACCGGCGGATTTTTTCCTTGCCGAGGCCGCCGGTCTGGAAGCCCTCCGGGCAACCGATACGCTACGGGTGCCGGAGGTGATCACCGCACAGCCCACGTTTATCGCCCTGGAATATATTGCGCCCGGGCGCCCCGGTCCAAATTACTGGCGGGACCTGGGCGAAGGGCTGGCCGCCCTGCACCGCCAACCCGCGCCGCACTTCGGCTTTACCATGGACAACTATTGCGGTCGCACCCCGCAACCCAACCCCGCCACCACTGATGGCCACGCGTTCTTCGCTGAACAGCGCCTGATGTATCAGGGGCGGCTGGCGGAAGCGGCGGGGCTTCTCTCCAGCCGGGAGCTGAACAAGCTGGAAACCCTTTGTCGAAAGCTGCCTGAACTGCTCCCCGAGCAGGCGCCCGCCCTGATACACGGTGACCTCTGGGGCGGCAATATCCACTGCGATGAAACGGGGAACCCGGTATTGATCGACCCCGCCACCCACTGGGGCTGGCCCGAAGCCGAGCTGGCGATGACCCGACTGTTCGGCGGCTTCTCCGGTGGCTTCTACGAGCACTATACTCAGATGAATGCACTCGACTCCGGGTGGCAGGAACGGGTGCCACTGTACAACCTGTACCACCTGCTCAACCACCTGAATCTGTTTGGTGGCGGCTATCACGCACAAGTAAATCAGATAGTTAGTCGATACACTTAA
- the uvrB gene encoding excinuclease ABC subunit UvrB, protein MSKQFVVQSDYQPAGDQPAAIAGLAKGIDAGLAHQTLLGVTGSGKTFTMANVIAQAQRPTLIMAHNKTLAAQLYGEFKEFFPNNAVEYFVSYYDYYQPEAYVPSSDTFIEKDASVNEHIEQMRLSATKALMERKDAIVVATVSAIYGLGDPDSYLKMLLHLVRGDQVDQRQILRRLAELQYTRNDMDFQRGTYRVRGDVIDIFPADSEFDAYRVELFDEEVEQISVFDPLTGEVRGKVARATIYPKSHYVTPRSRMLEAIDQIKVELEERLKQLRENDKLVEAQRLEQRTRYDLEMMQELGYCNGVENYSRYLSGRDAGLPPPTLFDYLPNEALLIVDESHVTIPQIGAMFKGDRSRKETLVEYGFRLPSALDNRPLRFEEWERLAPQMIFVSATPGPYEAEHAGQVMEQVVRPTGLVDPEIEVRPATTQVDDALSEIRLRVDRDERVLLTVLTKRMAEDLTEYLAEHGVRVRYLHSDIDTVERVEIIRDLRLGEFDVLVGINLLREGLDMPEVSLVAILDADKEGFLRSERSLIQTIGRAARNLHGKAILYADRVTGSMQRAIDETERRRTKQLAHNEEHGITPMGIRKSVTDIMEAGPVPGSGARRQRKEAVAEKRARYEVEQEGDPLKAVAKLEQAMYQAAKNLEFEEAARLRDQIEKLKHRAL, encoded by the coding sequence ATGTCCAAGCAGTTTGTGGTTCAGAGCGATTACCAGCCCGCGGGCGACCAGCCGGCGGCCATTGCCGGGCTGGCCAAAGGCATCGATGCTGGCCTCGCGCACCAGACGCTACTGGGTGTGACCGGTTCGGGCAAGACCTTCACCATGGCCAATGTGATCGCCCAGGCTCAGCGGCCGACCCTGATTATGGCACACAACAAAACCCTGGCCGCCCAGCTCTACGGGGAGTTCAAGGAGTTTTTCCCCAACAACGCGGTGGAGTACTTCGTCTCCTATTACGACTACTACCAGCCCGAAGCCTATGTGCCGTCTTCGGACACCTTCATCGAGAAAGACGCCTCGGTCAACGAGCACATCGAGCAGATGCGCCTGTCAGCCACCAAGGCGTTGATGGAGCGTAAGGACGCCATTGTGGTGGCGACGGTTTCAGCCATCTACGGTCTGGGTGACCCGGATTCCTACCTGAAAATGCTGCTGCATCTGGTACGGGGTGATCAGGTGGATCAGCGCCAGATTCTGCGCCGTCTCGCCGAGCTGCAGTACACCCGCAATGACATGGACTTCCAGCGCGGTACCTACCGGGTGCGGGGCGATGTGATCGACATTTTCCCGGCTGATTCCGAGTTCGACGCCTACCGGGTGGAGCTGTTTGACGAGGAGGTGGAGCAGATTTCCGTGTTCGACCCCCTGACCGGCGAGGTGCGGGGCAAGGTGGCGCGAGCCACCATCTACCCGAAATCCCACTACGTCACCCCGCGCAGCCGCATGTTGGAGGCCATTGACCAGATCAAGGTGGAGCTGGAAGAACGCCTGAAACAGCTGCGTGAGAACGACAAGCTGGTAGAGGCTCAGCGCCTGGAGCAGCGCACGCGCTATGATCTGGAGATGATGCAGGAGCTCGGCTACTGCAATGGCGTGGAGAACTACTCGCGCTACCTCTCCGGCCGGGACGCGGGCCTGCCGCCGCCGACGCTGTTTGACTATCTACCGAACGAGGCGCTGCTGATTGTGGATGAGTCCCATGTGACCATTCCCCAGATTGGCGCCATGTTCAAGGGTGACCGCTCTCGTAAAGAAACCCTGGTGGAGTACGGTTTCCGTCTGCCCTCGGCACTGGATAACCGACCCCTGCGGTTTGAAGAGTGGGAGCGGCTGGCACCGCAGATGATTTTTGTCTCGGCCACCCCGGGGCCCTACGAGGCGGAACACGCCGGGCAGGTGATGGAACAGGTGGTCCGGCCCACCGGTCTGGTGGATCCGGAAATTGAAGTGCGGCCAGCCACTACTCAGGTGGACGATGCCCTGTCCGAAATCCGTTTGAGGGTAGACCGGGACGAGCGGGTGTTGCTTACCGTACTGACCAAACGTATGGCCGAGGACCTGACCGAATACCTCGCCGAGCACGGGGTACGGGTCCGCTACCTGCATTCGGATATCGATACGGTGGAGAGGGTGGAGATCATTCGCGACCTGCGCCTGGGCGAGTTCGATGTATTGGTGGGCATCAACCTGCTTCGGGAAGGCCTGGATATGCCGGAAGTGTCCCTGGTGGCCATTCTGGACGCGGATAAGGAAGGTTTCCTGCGTTCCGAGCGTTCTCTGATCCAGACCATCGGCCGGGCCGCGCGGAACCTGCACGGCAAGGCGATTCTCTACGCCGACCGCGTCACCGGCTCCATGCAACGGGCGATCGACGAAACCGAGCGCCGACGGACCAAACAGTTGGCCCACAATGAGGAACACGGCATTACCCCGATGGGTATTCGCAAGAGTGTGACCGACATTATGGAGGCGGGGCCGGTACCCGGGTCCGGCGCCCGTCGTCAGCGCAAAGAGGCTGTCGCGGAGAAGCGAGCCCGCTACGAGGTTGAGCAGGAGGGCGATCCCCTCAAGGCGGTGGCCAAGCTGGAGCAGGCCATGTACCAGGCCGCCAAGAACCTGGAGTTCGAAGAGGCTGCCCGCCTGCGGGATCAGATCGAAAAGCTGAAACACCGGGCTCTGTAA